One segment of Geomonas ferrireducens DNA contains the following:
- a CDS encoding 4Fe-4S dicluster domain-containing protein gives MKNKLMHLSNETMNVGFVKKVEALSGSSVRRCFQCGKCSAGCPMSTFMEHPPNRIVRLLQLGQGQRVLAGRSIWYCASCETCTTRCPNKVDLAAIMDALRKLSWDADGPSKESYVQLANRLFIENIRTYGRQYELRLGAIFNMKSGQFLKDLMLGPKLISKGKLKMFHSKNRNISDIEGIFKRVEEMRKKGEAL, from the coding sequence GTGAAAAACAAGTTGATGCACCTCTCCAACGAGACCATGAACGTCGGTTTCGTTAAAAAGGTGGAAGCGCTCTCCGGCAGTTCGGTCCGGCGCTGCTTCCAGTGCGGCAAGTGTTCCGCCGGCTGTCCCATGTCGACCTTCATGGAGCACCCACCCAACCGGATCGTGCGCCTGCTGCAATTAGGCCAGGGGCAGCGCGTCCTCGCCGGCCGCTCCATCTGGTACTGCGCCTCCTGTGAGACCTGCACCACCCGCTGTCCGAACAAGGTCGACCTTGCCGCCATCATGGACGCGCTCAGAAAACTCTCCTGGGACGCCGACGGCCCCTCGAAGGAAAGCTACGTGCAGCTCGCCAACCGTCTCTTCATCGAGAACATCCGCACCTACGGCCGCCAGTACGAGCTGCGCCTCGGCGCCATCTTCAACATGAAGAGCGGGCAGTTCTTGAAGGACCTCATGCTCGGACCGAAGCTCATCTCCAAGGGAAAGCTGAAGATGTTCCATTCCAAGAACCGCAACATCAGCGACATCGAGGGGATCTTCAAGAGAGTCGAGGAGATGCGCAAGAAGGGGGAGGCACTGTGA